One window of Saccharopolyspora phatthalungensis genomic DNA carries:
- a CDS encoding VOC family protein, whose protein sequence is MYEIKQKITPNLWFDTEAEEAAEYYAGIFDDSRVLEVQRYGEAGPGEPGTVMLVVFELAGQQFVGINGGPQFKFTEAISLEVTCGSQEEVDRLWQRLGEGGEHGPCGWLKDKYGLSWQVTPRRLLELVTDPDEAKAARVMKAMLAMSKIDIAALEEAAKG, encoded by the coding sequence ATGTACGAGATCAAGCAGAAGATCACCCCCAACCTGTGGTTCGACACCGAGGCCGAGGAGGCCGCCGAGTACTACGCCGGGATCTTCGACGACTCGCGAGTGCTGGAGGTGCAGCGCTACGGCGAAGCCGGGCCGGGTGAGCCGGGCACGGTCATGCTCGTGGTGTTCGAGCTCGCCGGGCAGCAGTTCGTCGGTATCAACGGCGGCCCGCAGTTCAAGTTCACCGAAGCGATCTCGCTGGAGGTGACCTGCGGGTCGCAGGAAGAAGTCGACCGGCTATGGCAGCGGCTCGGCGAGGGCGGCGAGCACGGGCCCTGCGGCTGGCTGAAGGACAAGTACGGCCTGTCCTGGCAGGTCACCCCGCGCAGGCTGCTGGAACTGGTGACCGACCCCGACGAGGCCAAGGCCGCCCGGGTCATGAAGGCGATGCTCGCCATGAGCAAGATCGACATCGCGGCCCTGGAAGAAGCCGCCAAGGGCTGA
- a CDS encoding FAD-binding oxidoreductase, with amino-acid sequence MGDRGTVAAGSHSDEVTALVAQYGRLPAGAPVRLAKPTSNLFRFRAPSDSPGLDVGRFNRVLEVDSAGHTAQVQGMATYESIVDALLPSGHLPMVVPQLKTITLGGAVAGLGIESTSFRSGLPHESVREMEILTGAGEVVRARPDNEHAELFRGFPNSYGTLGYALRLEIELEQVKPYVRLRHVRFGSARECATAIAEICRDRSFDGHPVDFLDGTVFSPREQYLTLGSYVDHAPFASDYTGQQIYYRSIRQRQADYLNIHDYLWRWDTDWFWCSRALGAQHPLVRRFWPQRYRRSDVYRKIVAWDRRHAVTDRLAVLRGKGRNEPVIQDVEIPVDRLPEFLEFFHRDIGISPIWLCPVQLRDPTGWPLYPMDPDTLYVNVGFWATVPLKPGEAPGRHNRAIERAVTELDGHKSLYSDSYFDEAEFWQLYNRPAYQRLKERYDPKDRLPGLYEKCVGEK; translated from the coding sequence ATGGGCGATCGGGGAACAGTCGCGGCAGGAAGCCATTCCGACGAAGTAACCGCTCTGGTGGCGCAGTACGGGCGACTGCCCGCCGGCGCGCCGGTGCGCCTGGCCAAGCCGACCTCGAACCTCTTCCGCTTCCGCGCGCCGTCGGACAGTCCGGGACTGGACGTCGGGCGGTTCAACCGGGTGCTGGAGGTGGATTCCGCCGGCCACACCGCGCAGGTGCAGGGCATGGCGACCTACGAGAGCATCGTCGACGCCCTGCTTCCGTCCGGGCACCTCCCGATGGTGGTGCCGCAGCTCAAGACCATCACGCTAGGCGGCGCGGTCGCCGGGCTGGGCATCGAGTCCACCTCGTTTCGCAGCGGTCTCCCGCATGAATCGGTGCGGGAGATGGAGATCCTCACCGGCGCCGGCGAGGTGGTCCGGGCCCGGCCGGACAACGAGCACGCCGAGTTGTTTCGGGGCTTTCCCAATTCCTACGGCACCTTGGGCTACGCGCTGCGGCTGGAGATCGAGCTGGAGCAGGTCAAGCCGTACGTCCGGCTGCGGCACGTGCGGTTCGGCTCGGCGCGGGAGTGCGCCACCGCGATCGCGGAGATCTGCCGTGACCGGAGCTTCGACGGGCACCCCGTCGACTTCCTCGACGGCACCGTGTTCAGTCCCCGCGAGCAATACCTGACGCTGGGGTCCTATGTGGACCACGCGCCGTTCGCCAGCGACTACACCGGGCAACAGATCTACTATCGGTCCATCCGGCAGCGGCAGGCCGACTACCTGAACATCCACGACTACCTGTGGCGCTGGGACACCGACTGGTTCTGGTGTTCCCGCGCGCTCGGCGCGCAGCACCCGCTCGTCCGCCGGTTCTGGCCGCAGCGCTACCGCCGGTCCGACGTCTACCGCAAGATCGTGGCCTGGGACCGCCGCCACGCGGTGACCGACCGGCTCGCGGTGCTGCGCGGCAAGGGCCGCAACGAGCCGGTCATCCAGGACGTGGAGATCCCGGTCGACCGGCTGCCGGAATTCCTGGAGTTCTTCCACCGCGACATCGGCATCAGCCCGATCTGGCTGTGCCCGGTGCAGTTGCGCGACCCCACGGGCTGGCCGCTGTACCCGATGGACCCGGACACCTTGTACGTCAACGTCGGCTTCTGGGCCACGGTGCCGCTGAAACCCGGCGAGGCGCCCGGGCGGCACAACCGGGCCATCGAGCGCGCGGTGACCGAACTGGATGGGCACAAGTCGCTGTACTCCGACTCCTACTTCGACGAGGCCGAGTTCTGGCAGCTCTACAACCGGCCCGCCTACCAGCGGCTGAAGGAGCGGTACGACCCGAAGGACCGGCTTCCCGGGTTGTACGAGAAATGCGTGGGGGAGAAGTGA
- a CDS encoding SAM-dependent methyltransferase: protein MGWAEVFARILGSDVSVEIRAFDGSRAGESGAQVCVEIRSPLALSHLAAAPGELGLARGYVSGAIEVHGDMYTALAAFPAVALNDIPPNLRRELAVKLAGYRLWWPVGPPAVEHRPRGSRHSKRRDSKSISYHYDVSNRFYEWVLGPSMAYTCAVYPEATSTLEEAQFAKHDLVARKLGLREGMRLLDVGCGWGGMVMHAAEHYGVRALGVTLSRQQAQWAQKAIAERGLADVAEVRHVDYRDVTETGFDAVSSIGLTEHIGLAQLPDYFSFLAGKLLPGGRLLNHCITRPDGSHGSRPGKFIGRYVFPDGELEPVGTLVSAMNDNGFEVRHEENLREHYALTLAGWCRNLEEHWDEAVAEVGLQRARVWRLYMAACQLGFERNVVQLHQVLGVRLDGTDAHYPLRPSW, encoded by the coding sequence ATGGGCTGGGCAGAGGTGTTCGCGCGCATCCTCGGAAGCGATGTCTCGGTGGAGATCCGCGCCTTCGACGGCAGCCGGGCCGGCGAGTCCGGGGCACAGGTGTGCGTGGAGATCCGGTCGCCGCTGGCGCTTTCGCATCTCGCCGCCGCACCAGGTGAGCTCGGTCTGGCGCGGGGCTACGTCTCCGGCGCGATCGAGGTGCACGGCGACATGTACACCGCGCTGGCCGCTTTCCCGGCGGTCGCGCTCAACGACATCCCGCCGAACCTGCGGCGCGAGCTGGCGGTGAAGCTCGCCGGGTACCGGCTGTGGTGGCCGGTGGGTCCGCCGGCGGTCGAGCACCGCCCGCGCGGCTCGCGGCACTCGAAGCGCCGCGACAGCAAGTCGATCTCCTACCACTATGACGTGTCCAACCGGTTCTACGAGTGGGTGCTGGGCCCGTCGATGGCCTATACCTGCGCCGTGTACCCCGAGGCGACGTCCACTTTGGAGGAGGCGCAGTTCGCCAAGCACGACTTGGTGGCGCGCAAGCTCGGGCTGCGGGAGGGCATGCGGCTGCTCGATGTCGGCTGCGGCTGGGGCGGCATGGTGATGCATGCGGCCGAGCACTACGGGGTGCGTGCGCTCGGCGTGACGCTGTCGCGGCAGCAGGCGCAGTGGGCGCAGAAGGCCATCGCCGAGCGCGGGCTGGCCGACGTCGCCGAGGTGCGCCACGTGGACTACCGCGACGTCACCGAGACCGGCTTCGACGCGGTCAGCTCGATCGGGCTCACCGAGCACATCGGCCTGGCGCAGTTGCCGGACTACTTCTCGTTCCTGGCCGGCAAGCTGCTCCCCGGCGGGCGACTGCTCAACCACTGCATCACCCGCCCGGACGGCAGCCACGGCTCGCGGCCGGGCAAATTCATCGGCCGCTACGTCTTCCCGGACGGCGAGCTGGAGCCGGTGGGCACGCTGGTGTCGGCGATGAACGACAACGGCTTCGAGGTGCGTCACGAGGAGAACCTGCGGGAGCACTACGCGCTGACGCTGGCCGGATGGTGCCGGAACCTGGAGGAGCACTGGGACGAGGCGGTCGCGGAGGTCGGTCTCCAACGGGCACGCGTGTGGCGGCTCTACATGGCGGCTTGCCAATTGGGCTTCGAACGCAACGTCGTCCAGCTGCACCAGGTTCTCGGCGTCCGCCTGGACGGCACCGACGCGCACTACCCGCTGCGCCCGTCCTGGTGA
- a CDS encoding lipase maturation factor family protein: protein MWDWFSAPDYWAARFAVQHLLAIGYLVGFLSAARQFRGLLGERGLTPIPRFLAHVPFSQSPSLFYLHYSDRFFAGVSWAGVIGSLLALVVDRAPLWAWIVLWLVLWLLYLSIVNVGQIWYSFGWESLLLETGFLAIFLGPGSIEPPAPVLWLLCWLLFRVEFGAGLIKLRGDSCWRDFTALYYHHETQPMPGPLSRWFHRLPRPLHKVEVVANHGAQLVVPFLLFAPQPAATVAALIIVATQGWLMVSGNFAWLNLLTITLAFSAMGSWLLHWVTPDPPPPTDPPRWFVTAVLAVTVVFVVLSYWPVRNMLGQRQVMNRSFNKLHLGNTYGAFGSMTRTRYEVIFEGAADSGADWLEYEFKGKPGDPRRRPPQVAPYHLRLDWLMWFLAISPSYGRTWLPKLVEALLRNEAHVLRLLRHNPFPESPPMLVRAELYRYRFTTRAERRETGAYWMRSRVGDFLPPLALEDLE, encoded by the coding sequence ATGTGGGACTGGTTTTCGGCGCCCGACTACTGGGCCGCGCGGTTCGCGGTGCAGCACCTGCTCGCGATCGGATACCTGGTGGGTTTCCTCAGCGCGGCGCGCCAGTTCCGGGGCTTGCTGGGAGAACGCGGCCTGACACCGATCCCCCGATTCCTCGCGCACGTCCCCTTCAGCCAATCGCCGAGCCTGTTCTACCTGCATTACTCCGACCGGTTCTTCGCGGGCGTCTCCTGGGCCGGGGTGATCGGCAGCTTGCTGGCGCTGGTCGTCGACCGCGCACCACTGTGGGCGTGGATCGTGCTCTGGCTGGTGTTGTGGCTGCTGTACCTGTCGATCGTCAACGTCGGGCAGATCTGGTACTCGTTCGGCTGGGAATCGCTGCTGCTGGAGACGGGATTCCTGGCGATCTTCCTCGGCCCCGGATCCATCGAACCGCCCGCGCCGGTGCTGTGGCTGCTGTGCTGGCTGCTGTTCCGCGTGGAGTTCGGGGCCGGGCTGATCAAGCTTCGCGGCGATTCCTGCTGGCGGGACTTCACCGCGCTGTACTACCACCACGAGACGCAGCCGATGCCCGGCCCGCTGAGCCGCTGGTTCCACCGGCTGCCGCGTCCGCTGCACAAGGTCGAAGTGGTGGCCAACCACGGTGCGCAACTCGTCGTGCCTTTCCTGCTCTTCGCCCCGCAACCGGCCGCGACCGTGGCCGCGTTGATCATCGTGGCGACGCAGGGCTGGTTGATGGTCAGCGGGAACTTCGCCTGGCTGAACCTGCTGACCATCACGCTGGCGTTCTCGGCGATGGGCTCTTGGCTGCTGCACTGGGTGACGCCCGACCCGCCGCCGCCGACCGACCCGCCACGATGGTTCGTCACGGCGGTGCTGGCCGTGACGGTCGTCTTCGTGGTGCTCAGCTACTGGCCGGTGCGCAACATGCTGGGGCAGCGGCAGGTGATGAACCGCAGCTTCAACAAGCTGCACCTGGGCAACACCTACGGCGCTTTCGGCAGCATGACGCGGACCCGCTACGAGGTGATCTTCGAAGGCGCGGCCGATTCCGGCGCCGACTGGCTGGAGTACGAGTTCAAGGGCAAGCCCGGCGACCCGCGCCGACGACCGCCGCAGGTCGCGCCCTACCACCTCCGCCTGGACTGGCTGATGTGGTTCCTCGCGATCTCCCCGAGCTACGGCCGGACTTGGCTGCCGAAACTGGTGGAAGCGTTGCTGCGCAACGAAGCACACGTCCTTAGGCTGCTGCGCCACAACCCGTTCCCGGAGTCGCCACCGATGCTCGTCCGGGCCGAGCTATACCGCTACCGCTTCACGACCCGGGCCGAACGCCGGGAGACCGGCGCCTACTGGATGCGAAGCCGCGTCGGCGACTTCCTCCCGCCGCTGGCCCTGGAAGACCTTGAATAA